A genomic segment from Pistricoccus aurantiacus encodes:
- a CDS encoding nuclease-related domain-containing protein, which produces MAWLEYLLPLIFLLPLGATAVIVLALRNLHDSRVHSPFDAQLLRESGQTLRVRLDRAFADLFLDGALGPIATLAPMVYGMGRMLFAPRQDWLEWAFYGALSTLLALVFCVLLMRDYQRIRRLKLGLACELAVSQKLERLVRPETHPYAVFHDIPADRFTIDHVVLTPRGVFVIETRARTRSLDAAGQEQNRLVVERERLRFPGWSERGPLHKTRQAKAWLETWLARECHIRLSVHALLVLPGWQIDTTEAPEDIQVMNGETLIQHLSGEDLSGEPSERLDPDTQDRIAHALIHQINRWSLI; this is translated from the coding sequence ATGGCCTGGTTGGAGTATCTGCTTCCGCTGATCTTCTTGTTGCCGCTCGGCGCTACCGCGGTTATCGTCCTGGCGCTGCGTAACCTGCACGACTCGCGGGTGCATTCGCCTTTTGACGCCCAACTGCTGCGCGAATCCGGTCAGACCCTGCGCGTGCGTCTAGACCGTGCTTTCGCGGATCTGTTCCTCGATGGTGCCCTGGGTCCGATCGCCACGCTGGCGCCCATGGTGTACGGCATGGGCCGGATGCTGTTCGCCCCTCGCCAGGACTGGCTGGAATGGGCGTTTTATGGCGCGCTCAGCACCTTGCTGGCGCTGGTTTTCTGCGTGCTGCTGATGCGTGATTATCAGCGGATTCGGCGCCTCAAGCTGGGACTGGCCTGCGAGCTTGCGGTAAGCCAGAAACTGGAGCGTCTGGTACGTCCGGAAACCCATCCCTACGCGGTTTTTCACGACATTCCTGCGGACAGGTTCACCATCGACCATGTTGTGCTGACGCCCCGAGGCGTTTTCGTGATCGAAACTCGCGCCCGCACGCGGTCCCTTGACGCGGCAGGTCAGGAACAGAACCGGCTGGTAGTGGAACGGGAGCGCCTGCGTTTTCCGGGCTGGAGCGAGCGAGGTCCGCTGCACAAGACACGCCAAGCCAAGGCGTGGCTCGAAACCTGGCTGGCGCGGGAGTGCCATATCAGGCTGTCGGTTCACGCCCTCCTGGTTCTCCCCGGCTGGCAGATCGATACCACTGAAGCGCCGGAGGATATTCAGGTGATGAACGGCGAAACCTTGATCCAGCATCTATCCGGTGAAGACCTGTCGGGAGAGCCGTCGGAACGACTAGATCCAGACACTCAGGATCGTATCGCTCACGCCCTGATCCATCAAATCAACCGCTGGAGCCTAATATAA
- the pgaA gene encoding poly-beta-1,6 N-acetyl-D-glucosamine export porin PgaA, translating into MNKTMRMLTCCLWGLTAFGMENALAQTGSLDSQREAWVIMAREGQRDRAIEGLSRLYTKTGDQAVLDDLIALLIRAERYAEALNACGNCTAASYSATSLEALGLAARQTGETQQAQTFYRTLTQRQPDNLQGWLGLALVDIEQGAHLAAGYTLQIIKQRFGVSDDWLRTRIELATQRNDLIDELRTREYLVRRNPESVQDIQALYRLAVTIGARNAAKNLLREHPEAFSAIDLQWLSYYDAVDKIRLAENTHQPQRAREALQELDALIDTPNISDDLLKRAQYDKVVALALLRRFAEAETLASRLEARDGELPAYVKRARADALSGLGEPDRAIKLYQALAASGLQENRDLNQPLNASLIYAYADAQRYDDAQALLDEWQQQEQDSRWDFTGVSRIDNPNYGRIRQFQVMLPAWRGDEAEASRRLDGLLEQAPGNASLWQLKGDISRWRGWPRQAEEDYQHAARLTSPTDRHFAEDSVLLSRLERGQWRGTVEAIDKRLREDPPSVMRDSLRRNLKEERAGGLIVTASRGDSEGADVQSSKDWRYEARLEAPRNDAGSRFFARRIGLYGEYEGDDLYAAYTSAGYEFNLYPATLSIEAGNGNQLNDDPLLWSYLTYDFSDHWSAELGVEINSAETPLRALRDGVNADLYRLEASYRRDEAGTGSLGLALMDLDDGNLRRAIQGSWSEQLYHWDRWQVIGELSAGVSRNDTVEASYFNPKRDTSVNGRVETAYSLPLGYRKTFTQTLTLGAGHYWQKNFDNDDTWEIGYGHRWTLAPDLTLEYGVTRQRAVYDGDPEYDNSVNAGLEWRFL; encoded by the coding sequence ATGAACAAGACGATGCGGATGCTGACGTGCTGTCTTTGGGGCCTGACCGCGTTTGGAATGGAAAACGCGCTGGCCCAGACGGGCAGTCTGGATTCCCAGCGAGAAGCCTGGGTCATCATGGCCCGGGAGGGACAGCGCGACAGGGCCATCGAGGGACTGTCACGGCTCTATACCAAGACCGGTGACCAGGCCGTGCTGGACGATCTGATCGCCCTGCTGATTCGCGCAGAGCGCTATGCGGAGGCGTTGAACGCCTGTGGCAACTGTACGGCGGCCAGTTACTCCGCCACTAGCCTCGAAGCCTTGGGCTTGGCGGCTCGCCAAACCGGCGAGACACAGCAGGCTCAAACATTCTATCGAACCCTCACACAGCGCCAGCCGGATAACCTGCAAGGTTGGCTAGGGCTGGCGCTCGTGGATATCGAACAGGGTGCCCACCTCGCGGCAGGTTACACCCTGCAGATCATCAAACAGCGCTTCGGCGTCAGCGACGACTGGCTACGCACCCGTATCGAACTCGCTACCCAAAGAAACGATCTCATCGATGAGCTTCGCACCCGTGAATACCTGGTGCGACGCAACCCCGAAAGCGTGCAAGACATTCAGGCGCTGTATCGGCTGGCGGTGACCATCGGCGCTCGTAACGCGGCCAAGAATCTGCTGCGCGAGCATCCTGAGGCTTTTTCAGCTATCGACCTGCAGTGGCTGAGCTATTACGACGCGGTAGACAAGATTCGCCTGGCGGAAAATACCCATCAACCGCAGCGCGCCAGAGAGGCGCTTCAAGAGCTTGATGCGCTGATCGACACGCCGAACATCAGTGACGATCTGCTCAAACGCGCCCAGTACGACAAGGTCGTTGCCTTGGCCCTGCTGCGTCGTTTCGCGGAAGCGGAAACTCTCGCGTCTCGACTGGAAGCTCGCGACGGTGAACTGCCCGCCTATGTAAAACGGGCGCGAGCGGATGCGCTCAGCGGCTTGGGAGAACCGGACCGGGCCATCAAGCTTTATCAAGCACTCGCGGCTTCCGGATTGCAAGAGAATCGCGATCTCAATCAGCCTTTGAATGCCTCCTTGATCTACGCCTATGCGGACGCCCAGCGCTATGACGATGCCCAGGCGTTACTCGATGAGTGGCAACAGCAGGAGCAGGACTCCCGCTGGGACTTCACCGGCGTTTCCCGTATCGACAACCCCAACTATGGGCGGATCAGACAATTTCAGGTAATGCTGCCCGCCTGGCGCGGTGATGAAGCCGAGGCCTCCCGACGGCTCGATGGCCTGCTCGAACAGGCGCCGGGCAACGCCTCTCTCTGGCAGCTCAAGGGAGATATCAGCCGTTGGCGCGGCTGGCCGCGTCAGGCAGAGGAAGACTACCAGCACGCGGCGCGTTTGACTTCGCCGACGGATCGACACTTCGCCGAGGATAGCGTCCTGCTGTCACGGCTTGAACGAGGCCAATGGCGCGGCACCGTCGAAGCCATCGATAAACGTCTCCGAGAGGATCCGCCCAGCGTCATGCGCGATAGCCTGCGTCGCAACCTGAAGGAAGAGCGTGCCGGCGGTCTTATCGTTACGGCTAGCCGAGGCGACAGCGAAGGCGCTGATGTACAGAGCTCCAAGGACTGGCGCTATGAGGCCCGGCTCGAGGCGCCGCGCAACGACGCCGGCTCGCGCTTTTTCGCGCGTCGCATCGGCCTTTACGGCGAATACGAGGGGGACGATCTTTACGCCGCCTACACCAGCGCCGGTTATGAATTCAATCTCTATCCCGCCACCCTGTCCATCGAGGCGGGTAACGGAAATCAGCTCAACGATGACCCGCTGCTGTGGAGCTATCTGACCTACGATTTCTCCGATCACTGGAGCGCGGAGCTTGGCGTCGAGATCAACTCCGCGGAAACCCCGCTGCGTGCCCTGCGCGATGGCGTCAACGCGGACCTGTATCGCCTGGAAGCCAGCTATCGTCGTGATGAAGCCGGCACGGGCTCGCTGGGGCTGGCGCTGATGGATCTCGACGATGGCAATCTGCGGCGCGCCATTCAGGGTAGCTGGTCAGAACAGCTCTACCACTGGGACAGATGGCAAGTCATCGGCGAACTTTCCGCCGGCGTTTCCCGCAACGACACCGTCGAGGCCAGCTATTTCAACCCCAAGCGCGATACCAGCGTGAACGGTCGTGTGGAAACCGCCTATAGCCTACCGCTGGGTTACCGCAAGACCTTTACTCAAACGCTGACCCTGGGCGCCGGTCATTACTGGCAGAAGAACTTCGATAACGACGACACCTGGGAAATCGGCTACGGCCACCGCTGGACCCTGGCGCCGGATCTGACCCTGGAGTATGGCGTGACTCGCCAGCGCGCCGTCTACGACGGCGATCCGGAATATGACAACAGCGTCAACGCCGGTCTTGAATGGAGATTCTTATGA
- the pgaB gene encoding poly-beta-1,6-N-acetyl-D-glucosamine N-deacetylase PgaB — protein MSKWIATLLALTLAFPAFAANEAETYSILSYHDVIDLTQTPDRKIYPQTITRDRLVKQFNLIDELGYQPISFQQILDARAGRQPLPEKAVLLTFDDGYRSVYDIIFPLLKLYDFPAVIAPVGSWMAVPAGGKVLYGDVHLPRERFMTWEQLRELQDSPLIEVASHSYDLHHGVVGNPFGNQLPAAASPKWSPGNFNGMAGYESPQEYEARVGNDLKRASAQLKEKLGQAPRILFWPYGAYSEASVELSAQAGMPYTFSLLAHINKLSDDTGQLGRFLIDQETSLETFEEYLSGDTWERKTERVVHVDLDYVYDPDPQQQSRNLDVLLDRIKRQGISTVYLQAYADADGDGVAEAMYFPNRHMPMKEDLFNRVAWQLKKRSLVKVYAWMPVMAFDLGEGQEYVSDVRSGEPNPENYRRLSPYSARNREIIGDIYEDLGLYGKFGGLLFHDDAFLSDFEDAGESASDWYRQQWDLPGDVEQIRQDDALMSRWSEQKTQFLIDFTHQLAERANYYRLVDNNKLETARNIYARPIMQPESERWFAQDLEAFGQAYDYTAVMAMPYMEGADDPDAWLKELAEKSLEQVPANKLVFELQASDWRDQTPVSSKTLAHWMDVIHEAGIDNYGYYPDDFLNGHPDTLVLRSNFSLNAQLGAAQ, from the coding sequence ATGAGCAAATGGATTGCCACGCTATTGGCACTAACCTTGGCATTCCCCGCGTTCGCCGCCAACGAGGCCGAGACCTACAGCATCCTCAGCTATCACGATGTGATCGATCTGACGCAAACCCCAGATCGGAAGATTTACCCCCAAACGATCACTCGGGACCGCCTGGTGAAACAGTTCAACCTGATCGACGAACTGGGCTATCAGCCGATCAGCTTCCAGCAGATTCTCGATGCCCGGGCGGGCAGGCAGCCGCTGCCTGAGAAAGCCGTATTGCTGACCTTCGATGATGGCTACCGCAGCGTCTACGACATCATTTTCCCGCTGCTCAAGCTCTATGATTTCCCGGCGGTGATCGCCCCGGTAGGCAGCTGGATGGCGGTACCGGCGGGAGGCAAGGTGCTCTATGGCGATGTTCACCTGCCTCGCGAGCGCTTCATGACCTGGGAGCAGCTGCGGGAGCTCCAGGATTCCCCGCTGATCGAGGTGGCCTCTCATAGCTACGACCTGCATCACGGCGTTGTCGGCAATCCCTTCGGCAATCAGCTACCGGCGGCAGCCTCTCCCAAGTGGTCCCCGGGTAACTTCAACGGCATGGCCGGCTATGAAAGCCCGCAAGAGTACGAAGCCCGAGTGGGTAACGATCTGAAGCGCGCCAGCGCTCAGCTCAAGGAAAAGCTGGGCCAGGCGCCGCGAATCCTGTTCTGGCCCTACGGCGCCTACAGCGAAGCAAGCGTGGAACTCTCCGCCCAGGCGGGTATGCCGTATACCTTTAGCCTGTTGGCGCATATCAACAAGCTGAGTGACGATACCGGGCAATTGGGGCGTTTCCTGATCGATCAGGAAACGTCCCTGGAAACCTTCGAGGAGTATCTCTCCGGCGATACCTGGGAGCGCAAGACCGAGCGGGTGGTACATGTCGATCTCGACTATGTCTATGACCCGGACCCTCAGCAACAGAGTCGTAATCTCGACGTGTTGCTGGACCGTATCAAGCGCCAGGGCATCAGCACTGTCTATCTGCAGGCCTACGCGGACGCAGATGGAGACGGCGTGGCGGAGGCCATGTATTTTCCCAACCGGCATATGCCGATGAAGGAAGATCTGTTCAATCGAGTTGCCTGGCAGCTCAAGAAACGCTCCTTGGTCAAGGTCTATGCCTGGATGCCGGTGATGGCTTTCGATCTGGGAGAGGGCCAGGAGTACGTCAGCGACGTGCGTAGCGGCGAACCCAATCCCGAAAACTATCGGCGCCTGTCGCCCTACTCAGCACGCAACCGCGAGATCATCGGCGATATCTACGAAGACCTGGGCCTCTACGGCAAGTTCGGCGGCCTACTGTTTCACGATGATGCTTTCCTGAGCGATTTCGAGGATGCCGGCGAATCCGCCAGCGACTGGTATCGTCAGCAGTGGGATTTGCCCGGCGACGTCGAGCAGATTCGTCAAGACGACGCCCTGATGTCCCGCTGGAGCGAACAAAAGACTCAATTTCTGATCGACTTCACGCATCAGCTTGCCGAGCGCGCCAACTACTACCGTCTGGTGGATAACAACAAGCTCGAGACCGCGCGCAATATCTACGCCAGGCCGATCATGCAGCCGGAAAGCGAACGTTGGTTCGCTCAGGATCTCGAGGCCTTCGGTCAAGCCTACGATTACACCGCCGTAATGGCCATGCCCTACATGGAAGGCGCGGACGACCCGGACGCCTGGCTGAAAGAGCTAGCTGAAAAATCCCTGGAACAGGTGCCGGCGAACAAGCTGGTCTTCGAACTACAGGCCTCGGACTGGCGGGATCAAACCCCCGTCTCCAGCAAGACCCTCGCTCACTGGATGGACGTGATCCATGAAGCGGGTATTGATAACTACGGCTACTATCCGGACGACTTCCTCAACGGCCATCCGGATACCTTGGTTCTGCGATCTAACTTCTCGTTGAACGCTCAACTGGGAGCGGCACAATGA
- the pgaC gene encoding poly-beta-1,6-N-acetyl-D-glucosamine synthase — protein sequence MNLTQTFLLFIIAYPGVMATLWISGGLYYFFHWERKQQRQTDCATNPNAPRVTVLVPCHNEGQNIKETIGHLSRQHYLNLEIIAINDGSRDNTGVLLDKMMKQYSNLKVLHQENQGKASAMNHGLAEATGDIIVGIDGDSVLDYEAVSWMVEHFLIGPRVGGVTGNPRVRTRSTAVGKIQTGEFSSIIGLIKRAQRVYGMVFTVSGVICAFRKQALLQVGGWSTDMITEDIDISWKLQLSGWQIRYEPHALCWVLMPETLRGLFKQRLRWAQGGAEAFLRYFPLAIRWRNRRFWLLLLEYILSGFWCYSLCALAILGVVQWALNDIVLHSVTTIILWSSSWLIPICLLQFAVSFFLDKRYDQDMGRHFFWSIWYPFFYWMLNLLTTVIAIPKAVTRRRGQLAIWRSPDRGEALRGH from the coding sequence ATGAACCTGACGCAAACCTTTCTTCTTTTCATCATCGCCTATCCCGGCGTCATGGCAACGTTGTGGATAAGCGGCGGCCTTTACTACTTCTTTCACTGGGAGCGCAAGCAGCAGCGCCAGACCGACTGCGCCACGAATCCCAACGCGCCTAGGGTCACGGTGCTGGTGCCCTGTCACAACGAAGGGCAGAACATCAAGGAAACCATCGGCCATCTTTCTCGGCAGCACTACCTCAATCTGGAGATCATCGCCATCAACGACGGTAGCCGCGATAATACCGGCGTACTGCTCGACAAGATGATGAAGCAGTACTCGAATCTCAAGGTGCTGCATCAGGAAAACCAGGGCAAAGCCAGCGCCATGAATCACGGGCTGGCGGAGGCCACCGGGGATATCATCGTGGGCATCGACGGCGACTCGGTACTCGACTACGAGGCGGTAAGCTGGATGGTCGAGCACTTTCTCATCGGCCCGCGTGTAGGTGGCGTGACCGGCAATCCGCGAGTGCGAACCCGCTCCACCGCCGTGGGCAAGATCCAGACCGGCGAATTTTCCTCGATCATCGGGCTGATCAAGCGAGCACAGCGGGTCTATGGCATGGTGTTCACCGTTTCCGGCGTGATCTGTGCTTTCCGCAAGCAGGCACTGCTACAGGTCGGGGGCTGGAGCACCGACATGATCACCGAGGATATTGATATCAGTTGGAAGCTGCAGCTGAGCGGCTGGCAGATACGCTACGAACCCCACGCGCTGTGCTGGGTGTTGATGCCGGAGACCCTGCGTGGCCTGTTCAAGCAGCGTCTGCGCTGGGCGCAAGGCGGCGCCGAAGCCTTTCTGCGCTACTTCCCTCTGGCGATACGCTGGCGAAACCGGCGCTTCTGGCTACTGCTGCTGGAATATATTCTCAGCGGCTTCTGGTGCTACTCGCTATGCGCGCTGGCGATACTCGGCGTCGTTCAGTGGGCGCTGAACGATATCGTCCTGCACAGCGTAACGACGATTATCCTCTGGTCGAGCAGCTGGTTGATTCCTATATGTCTGCTGCAATTTGCCGTGAGCTTCTTTCTCGACAAGCGCTACGACCAGGACATGGGAAGACATTTTTTCTGGAGTATCTGGTATCCGTTTTTCTATTGGATGCTCAATCTGCTGACAACAGTCATTGCCATTCCCAAAGCGGTTACCCGTCGCCGCGGCCAGCTGGCCATCTGGCGCAGCCCGGACAGAGGAGAAGCCTTACGTGGACACTAA
- a CDS encoding DUF3618 domain-containing protein, with amino-acid sequence MSDDKNEQRNPEEIESDIQRTRSQLDNTLNELEEKFSPQRLMNETYEYLRGGGAHTFFNKLGVTVKNNPLPVLVTGVGLGWLIMSQRDPADHVGESVATRQSPGLDPHRSRGSHDTHGTTSGDSGLSNGAVPSGEPGIRTDTGTRAGQISHQHGGVGATSSGAASPGGEAPKGESHGAGQSRTGAAKEKAQQLGDSARSKAQGVSESVKGTAQSMGDSVKQGAQRMRQGAQNTASGVASGSQSAVQSVSHGAQSAGAQTSRFIQENPLVAGALGIALGAALGSLFPSTRLEDDYMGEYRDKAMDKAAETGQQAADHAQAKVHEKTQEAKAETEDASSSGSSRSQTSTAGASTRGGPTPGASTPGTTTRRS; translated from the coding sequence ATGAGCGACGACAAGAACGAACAGCGTAATCCCGAGGAGATCGAATCGGATATTCAGCGTACCCGCTCTCAACTGGACAACACGCTGAACGAACTCGAAGAAAAGTTCTCGCCGCAGCGTTTGATGAACGAGACCTACGAATATCTGCGCGGCGGTGGCGCCCATACTTTTTTCAACAAACTGGGCGTCACGGTCAAGAACAATCCGCTGCCGGTGCTGGTGACCGGCGTGGGGTTGGGATGGCTGATCATGTCCCAGCGCGATCCGGCGGATCACGTGGGGGAGTCCGTGGCGACGCGACAGAGCCCGGGACTGGACCCACACCGCTCGCGTGGTAGCCACGATACGCACGGCACGACCTCGGGGGATTCAGGATTGTCCAACGGTGCGGTGCCGTCAGGGGAGCCGGGCATTCGAACCGATACCGGAACGCGTGCGGGGCAGATCAGCCATCAGCATGGCGGTGTCGGCGCAACATCGTCCGGAGCGGCTTCTCCGGGAGGCGAGGCGCCGAAAGGCGAGTCGCATGGCGCGGGTCAGAGCAGGACCGGAGCGGCAAAGGAAAAAGCCCAGCAGTTGGGTGACAGCGCCAGGAGTAAGGCGCAGGGCGTAAGCGAAAGCGTCAAGGGAACGGCGCAGAGTATGGGCGATAGCGTTAAACAGGGAGCGCAACGTATGAGGCAAGGTGCACAGAATACCGCAAGCGGCGTTGCCAGCGGGTCTCAGTCAGCGGTACAGAGCGTGTCCCACGGCGCGCAATCCGCGGGGGCGCAGACGTCGCGCTTTATTCAGGAAAACCCCTTGGTCGCCGGTGCGCTAGGGATTGCTCTCGGGGCCGCCTTGGGTAGTCTGTTTCCCTCGACACGTCTTGAAGACGACTACATGGGTGAGTACCGCGACAAGGCGATGGACAAGGCGGCGGAAACCGGGCAGCAGGCGGCGGATCATGCCCAGGCCAAGGTGCATGAAAAAACCCAGGAGGCCAAGGCCGAGACCGAGGATGCATCTTCCAGCGGTTCCTCGCGAAGCCAGACTTCCACCGCTGGTGCCTCCACGCGGGGCGGCCCCACGCCGGGCGCCTCCACGCCGGGAACGACGACACGTCGTTCTTGA
- a CDS encoding phage holin family protein, protein MDSENTPNKDRSTFTGLLSDLTNELTSLVRQEIELAKAEVSEKISQTTSGATSVAIAGAVLFAGFLVLLAAAVFGLNTVLPPDTTPWLSALIVGVIVVIVGFIMLQSGRKKLKAQNLAPQRTLSSLKSDKQLAQKHEQNAKEALK, encoded by the coding sequence ATGGATTCAGAAAACACGCCTAATAAAGATCGTTCTACCTTTACCGGCTTGCTGTCCGACTTAACGAATGAGTTGACTTCCTTGGTTCGTCAGGAGATCGAGCTGGCCAAGGCTGAGGTCTCGGAAAAGATTTCGCAGACCACATCAGGGGCGACTTCCGTTGCGATAGCGGGCGCCGTGCTGTTCGCTGGCTTTCTCGTACTGCTGGCGGCGGCAGTATTCGGCTTGAATACGGTACTACCCCCGGATACGACCCCGTGGCTTTCAGCGCTTATCGTCGGCGTCATCGTGGTTATCGTCGGTTTCATCATGCTGCAAAGCGGTCGCAAGAAGCTCAAGGCCCAGAACCTGGCGCCCCAGCGCACCCTTTCCAGTCTGAAAAGCGACAAGCAGCTTGCCCAGAAGCACGAGCAAAATGCCAAGGAGGCGCTGAAATGA
- a CDS encoding deoxyguanosinetriphosphate triphosphohydrolase, which produces MTQMHWERLLDPNRLNDKPRGTREEPGRSPFHKDHDRIVFAGSFRRLGRKTQVHPLTDNDHIHTRLTHSLEVGCVGRSLGMIVGEGLKPRLPGWITPADLGVIVQAACLGHDIGNPPFGHAGEYAIRDWFKRAEQDGSGLLKGLSPAQRADLLTYEGNAQGFRIVTQIEYNQFRGGMRLTGATLGTLLKYPWTVEHGGKAGKFGAYQSEKHLLTKVAQQLGLKPRGVDAWCRHPLAYLVEAADDICYALLDLEDGLEMGILRFDEVAEVLMLIAGGSPSEYHDMQREGVSQRRRIAALRGAAMERAVNDVAAVFVQHETELLNGDLNDDLLELCHPDLGWGVGGAKQLARERIFQNERKAKLEIGAYTTLGILLEAFIGAAHELHHTGDSTFKHQRVLALIGENTPRPSWSLYDSYRRMLDFIGGMTDHYAVDLAQEMGGRLRAD; this is translated from the coding sequence ATGACGCAGATGCACTGGGAGCGGCTGCTCGATCCGAACCGGCTCAATGACAAGCCTCGCGGTACCCGGGAAGAGCCGGGGCGCAGCCCTTTCCACAAGGATCATGACCGTATCGTCTTCGCCGGCTCCTTCCGGCGGCTGGGACGCAAGACCCAGGTACACCCGCTGACGGACAACGACCACATCCATACGCGGCTGACTCATTCCCTGGAGGTCGGCTGCGTGGGTCGCAGCCTGGGGATGATCGTTGGTGAGGGCCTCAAGCCGCGGCTGCCGGGCTGGATCACCCCGGCGGACCTGGGCGTCATCGTGCAGGCGGCGTGCCTGGGCCACGACATCGGCAATCCTCCTTTCGGTCACGCCGGGGAATACGCCATTCGCGACTGGTTCAAGCGCGCGGAGCAGGATGGCAGCGGCCTGCTCAAAGGGCTTTCGCCGGCGCAGCGGGCGGATCTCTTGACCTACGAAGGCAACGCTCAAGGGTTTCGTATCGTCACTCAGATCGAATACAACCAGTTTCGCGGCGGCATGCGCCTGACCGGGGCAACGCTTGGCACACTGCTTAAATATCCCTGGACCGTGGAGCATGGCGGCAAGGCGGGGAAGTTCGGCGCCTACCAATCGGAAAAACATCTGCTGACCAAGGTAGCGCAGCAGCTTGGGCTCAAGCCCCGGGGGGTCGACGCCTGGTGCCGTCACCCTCTGGCCTATCTGGTCGAGGCCGCAGACGATATCTGCTATGCGCTGCTGGATCTCGAGGACGGCCTGGAAATGGGCATTCTGCGCTTCGATGAGGTTGCCGAGGTATTGATGCTGATCGCCGGAGGCTCGCCGTCGGAATATCACGACATGCAGCGCGAAGGAGTCTCTCAGCGGCGGCGTATCGCCGCCCTGCGCGGCGCCGCCATGGAGCGGGCGGTAAACGACGTGGCGGCGGTGTTTGTTCAGCACGAGACGGAACTGCTCAACGGCGATTTGAACGACGACCTGCTGGAGCTCTGTCATCCGGACCTGGGCTGGGGCGTTGGAGGCGCCAAGCAGCTGGCTCGGGAGCGCATCTTTCAGAACGAGCGCAAGGCAAAGCTGGAAATCGGCGCCTACACCACTCTGGGTATTCTACTGGAAGCCTTTATCGGGGCCGCTCATGAGCTTCATCACACCGGAGACTCGACGTTCAAGCATCAGCGAGTCTTGGCGTTGATCGGTGAAAACACGCCGCGCCCCTCCTGGTCGCTTTATGACAGCTATCGGCGCATGCTGGATTTTATCGGGGGAATGACCGACCACTACGCGGTGGATCTGGCTCAGGAAATGGGCGGTCGACTACGCGCGGATTGA
- a CDS encoding Hsp20/alpha crystallin family protein, translating to MTQKAASHDEKQQEVATQQQQRRSLTPMVDIFERDEALQVIADMPGVTQESLHIEVDNNVLSIEGDIKFDMPEGLSPSYAEVRGDRYARRFTLSQEIDTEAIEAKISNGVLHLTLPKRETHRRRRIDVKTA from the coding sequence ATGACTCAGAAAGCAGCTTCTCACGATGAAAAGCAGCAGGAGGTAGCGACCCAGCAGCAACAGCGACGCAGCCTGACGCCAATGGTGGATATTTTTGAGCGGGACGAGGCGCTGCAGGTAATCGCCGACATGCCCGGGGTGACTCAGGAGTCGCTGCATATCGAAGTGGACAACAATGTGCTGAGCATCGAAGGTGATATCAAGTTCGATATGCCGGAAGGGCTGTCCCCGTCCTATGCGGAAGTGCGAGGCGATCGCTATGCGCGCCGCTTCACGCTGAGCCAGGAAATCGATACCGAAGCGATCGAGGCGAAGATCAGCAACGGTGTCCTGCATTTGACCCTGCCCAAGCGTGAAACCCATCGCCGGCGCCGCATCGACGTCAAGACTGCATGA
- a CDS encoding Hsp20/alpha crystallin family protein — MGRTDDSYRVYVFAPGLSENELEVSVQDNVLTLQGKRESALGADEQQQGAYYRKERFSGEFSRSITLPEGVDTERAEARATNGLIEIQLPKREEMKPRRVEIKSA; from the coding sequence ATGGGTCGTACGGATGACTCTTATCGAGTCTACGTGTTCGCCCCGGGGCTGAGTGAAAACGAATTGGAGGTAAGCGTTCAGGATAATGTCCTGACCTTGCAAGGCAAGCGAGAGTCCGCTCTCGGCGCGGATGAACAGCAGCAGGGTGCCTACTACCGCAAGGAGCGTTTCAGCGGCGAGTTTTCACGATCCATCACCCTGCCGGAGGGCGTGGATACCGAACGCGCCGAAGCGCGCGCCACCAATGGACTGATCGAGATCCAGCTGCCCAAGCGCGAGGAAATGAAGCCTCGTCGCGTCGAGATCAAGAGTGCCTGA